A single region of the Acidithiobacillus acidisediminis genome encodes:
- the pilM gene encoding type IV pilus biogenesis protein PilM has translation MVYVFPLMFLSFLLFMGASLQIPSRSGIVPVYSQQPADGSSEDSASNVYDFIAVSRATLAYAEANAPSGGSYTAQQLAPYMGGVAFPPNWQAQDQGGDLVVWTDSATSNDMGMVSDETTNDCAYGYVQNGEILSECGGIGIGAAPAGAANGDLAWMVQYPSNENN, from the coding sequence ATGGTCTATGTCTTTCCGTTGATGTTCCTGTCCTTCTTGCTGTTCATGGGGGCCTCCCTGCAGATTCCCTCACGCTCGGGGATCGTGCCGGTGTACAGCCAACAGCCTGCTGATGGAAGTTCTGAGGACAGCGCTTCCAACGTTTATGATTTTATCGCGGTCAGCAGGGCTACCTTGGCCTATGCGGAAGCGAATGCTCCATCCGGGGGGAGTTATACGGCACAGCAGTTGGCTCCGTATATGGGCGGTGTGGCTTTCCCGCCGAACTGGCAAGCACAGGATCAGGGTGGAGATCTGGTCGTCTGGACGGATTCCGCCACGTCGAATGACATGGGCATGGTCAGCGATGAGACAACGAATGATTGTGCGTATGGCTATGTCCAGAATGGCGAGATACTTTCCGAATGCGGTGGCATCGGGATCGGCGCGGCACCTGCAGGCGCTGCCAATGGCGATCTGGCCTGGATGGTTCAGTATCCAAGCAACGAGAACAACTAG
- the pilV gene encoding shufflon system plasmid conjugative transfer pilus tip adhesin PilV, which translates to MNPIAMVFVLIGLAIMAPLGVHYLNYQSRQTMATVAALQMARIQKAAEGYITTYSANIEGQATATSPVTITIPMLVNTGYLPNGFQANNPYNQTWEVQVLQPSAGQLQALVLSTGGQAVNTQSLGLAAQIAGSPGGVVGGGTGNTAVPGCAAGEACGVYAGWKVPTAYTAAQPGHLAALIEYSNGQVQNDYLYRVAVPGQPQLNQMQTNLDMGNNNVNNAQNVNVNDDVTLGNPGAAHGGSPASLQGQLGVDEQAGQGFPGGWGGGIHSWDIYANGTVGTGENGSLNAYMNDFNGGIGGGGQVVTSSLNGANYAYMQSQNGGASIVTNGTVQGGYVNSTGNVNAQNAITVNGGAAGWINNQGNGAVAGTFTANNALGSNYIWSNGNIVAGGQVQANYDATLGTAGGSANIGWGCSPNGAIAANANGSGQVLTCNNGSWQAMGGTNFNIGTTGSASSDNGQAFNLGNWDLCYLMGSAWTYNGYAAVYPSGGPYSNGQYSWQAYATGFSNGNAPTTVAWVCGNFS; encoded by the coding sequence ATGAATCCAATAGCGATGGTTTTTGTACTGATTGGGCTTGCCATCATGGCGCCTCTGGGTGTGCATTACCTGAACTACCAGAGCCGCCAGACCATGGCGACGGTTGCAGCCCTGCAAATGGCGCGTATCCAGAAAGCCGCCGAGGGGTACATCACCACGTACTCCGCAAACATCGAGGGACAGGCGACGGCCACCAGTCCGGTCACGATCACCATCCCCATGCTGGTGAACACGGGATACCTGCCCAACGGTTTCCAGGCGAACAATCCATACAACCAAACCTGGGAGGTGCAGGTATTACAGCCGTCCGCTGGTCAGTTGCAGGCATTGGTGCTCTCGACGGGGGGGCAGGCTGTCAATACGCAGTCCTTGGGGCTTGCAGCGCAGATTGCAGGCAGCCCAGGCGGTGTCGTTGGCGGCGGAACCGGGAACACGGCGGTTCCAGGTTGTGCTGCGGGTGAGGCTTGTGGTGTGTATGCGGGCTGGAAAGTGCCAACTGCCTACACGGCGGCCCAGCCGGGGCACCTGGCTGCTCTCATCGAGTACAGCAACGGGCAGGTGCAGAACGATTATCTGTACCGTGTTGCGGTTCCCGGGCAACCACAACTCAACCAGATGCAGACGAATCTGGATATGGGGAACAACAATGTCAATAATGCCCAAAATGTGAACGTCAACGACGATGTTACTTTGGGAAACCCCGGAGCAGCACACGGGGGTAGTCCGGCTAGTCTACAGGGACAACTGGGAGTTGACGAACAGGCGGGCCAAGGTTTCCCTGGCGGTTGGGGTGGCGGTATTCATTCCTGGGACATATACGCAAATGGCACGGTTGGCACAGGAGAGAACGGCAGCCTGAATGCGTACATGAACGATTTCAATGGAGGCATAGGGGGTGGCGGCCAGGTAGTTACCAGTTCGCTAAATGGGGCGAACTATGCGTACATGCAATCGCAAAATGGCGGGGCGTCCATCGTGACGAATGGCACGGTTCAGGGGGGCTACGTCAACAGCACAGGTAACGTGAATGCGCAAAATGCCATTACGGTAAATGGCGGGGCCGCGGGATGGATCAATAATCAGGGTAACGGCGCAGTGGCTGGAACCTTCACCGCCAACAATGCCCTAGGGTCGAATTATATCTGGTCGAACGGCAATATTGTTGCCGGCGGTCAGGTACAAGCCAATTACGACGCGACCCTGGGCACAGCGGGCGGCTCGGCCAACATCGGCTGGGGATGTTCGCCGAATGGCGCGATCGCGGCGAATGCCAATGGGAGTGGGCAGGTGCTGACGTGTAATAATGGGTCTTGGCAAGCGATGGGGGGTACCAATTTTAATATCGGAACCACTGGAAGTGCGTCCAGCGACAATGGACAGGCATTCAACCTTGGAAATTGGGATCTTTGTTACTTGATGGGTTCTGCTTGGACTTACAATGGATATGCTGCAGTCTACCCGTCTGGAGGCCCTTATTCCAATGGACAATACTCTTGGCAGGCATATGCTACAGGTTTTAGTAATGGAAACGCTCCAACCACAGTTGCATGGGTGTGCGGAAACTTTTCATAA
- a CDS encoding ATPase, T2SS/T4P/T4SS family — MAGLADLDFSDIAIESEPAACRYKRFSEDLAVNQVPNALWPEVQALRETLLQQSGSRFRIEFHGMRLRVQLRHTPYGPVFVARKISSALRKIDELGLPAPIVQSLRDPRLRAGFVLFSGGPGSGKTTTACALLMDRLERIGGFTWTAENPVEFDLQGAHGAGQCYQEEIGEDSEVMRVLMDTLRSGADTFYIGEIREEQSAKAACLAAASGMLVVSTVHADNPQQAILKIGMLAGFDSIAQSLKAVVTLRLDVRMSPAGRQKVLLVQPFFVEDEAMRIKIREGNLSSLQQDIEMQRNRAVMGGAIPGGQRVAGTGILR; from the coding sequence ATGGCAGGTCTTGCCGATCTCGATTTTTCGGATATTGCCATCGAGTCGGAACCAGCAGCCTGCCGTTACAAGCGTTTCTCGGAGGATTTGGCGGTCAACCAGGTGCCCAATGCGCTGTGGCCGGAAGTCCAGGCGCTCCGGGAAACGCTTCTGCAACAAAGCGGAAGCCGTTTTCGCATAGAGTTTCATGGAATGCGATTGCGGGTGCAGTTGCGCCATACACCGTATGGTCCCGTGTTCGTGGCACGGAAGATTTCTTCGGCATTACGCAAAATCGACGAATTGGGCCTGCCGGCGCCCATCGTGCAGAGTCTTCGCGATCCCAGACTCCGGGCGGGCTTTGTGCTCTTTTCTGGTGGGCCGGGGTCCGGGAAGACCACGACGGCCTGTGCCCTGTTGATGGATCGCCTGGAAAGAATCGGGGGTTTTACCTGGACGGCGGAAAATCCGGTGGAGTTCGATTTGCAGGGGGCTCATGGGGCAGGGCAGTGCTATCAGGAAGAGATTGGTGAGGACTCCGAAGTCATGCGGGTGCTGATGGATACCTTGCGCAGTGGCGCGGATACCTTTTATATCGGGGAAATCCGCGAAGAACAGTCGGCCAAGGCTGCCTGTCTTGCGGCGGCCAGTGGCATGCTCGTCGTCAGCACCGTACACGCGGACAATCCGCAACAGGCCATCCTCAAGATCGGCATGCTGGCCGGTTTCGACAGCATTGCGCAATCCCTCAAGGCCGTGGTGACGCTGCGGCTGGATGTGCGCATGAGTCCGGCAGGAAGGCAAAAGGTACTCCTGGTGCAGCCATTCTTTGTCGAGGATGAGGCCATGCGCATCAAGATTCGGGAAGGAAATCTCTCCAGTTTGCAGCAGGACATCGAAATGCAGCGCAATCGTGCCGTCATGGGTGGCGCAATCCCTGGCGGGCAGAGAGTCGCTGGCACGGGGATACTCCGATGA